The genomic segment CAAAGCGCGCCTCGATTCATGTCTGACTCTCCTTCTTCTGATGTTGCCGGGCCCACTCTCTCAGACACCCGGGACACAAACACCCCCGGCCTTCAAAACCTTCGACCCCAACCGGCGGAAGATCAAAACACCAGCAATGAGATCCCCCAGCCTCAGCCCCGCAAAAAAAGGCCTCTCCGCACTTCGGACAGACCTGGTTGGGGTTCCCTTCCTGTTTAACAGACATTTACCGTCTCCAGTGGCAAAACTCAAAAACTCAGATTATACGATCTTTGCGCTGTTGTACAATATCCGGGCCAAGAGCACTGCTATCGAAGGAGAAGACCTCATGATTTTGCTCGAAGTCGAAGAAAATCCCAATTGTGAAGCCGTGGACATGCGCGTATTCCACGATCTCGAGCCTGCCCGGGCGATTTCGCAGGTGCTGCTCGAGCAGAACCCCGGACAGGAGCAATGGTTTGAGGTAGCCGGATGGACCACGGACAACACCGTGTGTCCGGCCCTGGCCCAAAAAGTGGACGACTCCGGGGACGGGGTCGCTGTCTTGGTTCACGGGGGGAATGCGGGGCTCCGGTTGAGGCCGGCAGGATCGGACAAGGAGTGGGACCTTAACGCCCGGGATCAGTGGGGCGCAGGGTTCTTACTGCTGGATTCGCCGGAAAGCCTGCGCTGGGCTAACTGACGTTTGATCTCGTCAAAGAGCTCATCCACCAGCCTGTCCTCCTCCACTTTCCGCACCGGAACCCCGTTGACATAAAGGGCCCCGGCCTGCCTGCCCCCGGCAATCCCGAAGTCCGCCTCCCGGCTCTCGCCCGGCCCGTTGACCTCGCAGCCCAAGACCGCAATGCTGATATCCTCCCCGATCTCCTGCGCCCGTTTCTCCACCTCATCCGCAAGCTTGAAAACGTCCACATCCGCGCGCCCGCAGCTCGGACAGGAAATTACTTTTGCCCTCCCTTTGCGCAGCCCCAAAGACTCCAGCAGGAGTTTGGCCACCCGGACCTCCTCCACGGAATCGGCAGTCAGGGAAATACGCAGGGTGTCCCCGATGCCTTCCAGGAGCAAAGCGCCCAGGGCGGCGGCGCTCTGAACTGTGCCGCGCATCAGCGTGCCGGCCTCAGTCACACCCAAATGCAGAGGGTAATCCAAGTTTTGAGAAGCCAGGCGGTAGGCAGCCACGGTCATAGGAATATTCGAGGCCTTCATCGACAGGACAATGTCCTGAAAATCCATTTCCTCGAGAATACGAATATGGTTCAGGCCGCTCTCGAGCATAGCCTCGGGAGTAGGGCGTCCGTCGCGTTTTAGGAGAGACTTTTCCAGAGAACCGGCATTGACACCGATGCGTATCGGCACTCCCCTCACTTTGGCTTTCTCCACAATGGACTCAACGCGCGCGCGCTCGCCGATATTCCCGGGATTAAGGCGCAGCTTGTCCACACCTTCCTCCAGCGCGATAAGCGCATACTTCCAATGAAAATGGATATCCGCAATAAGCGGAATAGAGATCGCCCTCTTGATCGCTCCCAGGGAGCGCGCGGCCGCTTCATCCGGGACCGCCACGCGCACCAGCTCACATCCTGCATCAGCCAGGCCCTTGATTTGCTCAACCGTGGCTTTCACATCTTCGGTGGGCGTGTTGCACATCGACTGGATGCGCACCGGATTCTCGCCGCCGATGCCCACGCCGCCGACATCCACAGAACGGGTTCGCTTGCGCCTAATTTGGAGTTCTTGTGGGATCTTCATAGTTGACTTACTGGGACGCATCTCCAAGGGAGAGACGTCCCCGGCTCCCGATTCTCAAGGGACGGTTCTCGTGTAACTTAATGAGCACCAAAGGGTAAGCGAGAACCGTCCCTGCGTTCAGACCCTATGACATCTCGAGCATCCGCTCGAGCGCTATTCGCGCTTCGCGCACTGTATCTGCGGGCACGTGGATCTCATTGGCTTCATCGGAAGTGCCCATCACCTCCAAGGTCGCCAAAATGTTCCGGAGATTGACCTTGTACTGGTTGGGACAAAGGGAGCGCGAAAGGCCCAGGACTTTTTTGTCCGCGTGGAGATTGTCCAAATTCTTTGCGTGATTGATCTCCGTGGCAAGGATGATCGTGGATCCTGCCGGAGCTTCCTCAATATAGTCCGCCATCAATTTGGTGGAACCTGCGAGATCCGCGGCAGCCACCACTTCCTCGGGGCATTCGGGGTGGGCAATTATCACCGCGCCCGGGTACTGCTTGCGCGCCTCCTGAATCATGAGCGGACTGAAGTGCGTATGCACATGGCAATATCCCTTCCATAACAGCACACGCGAGTTGCGGATCTGATCCTCTGCCAGGCCGCCGAGTTCCTCAGCAGGATTGGTCCAGTCCCAAAGCACTTGTTCATCGCGCGGCACATCCAGGGAATTGGCCGAATTACGGCCCAGGTGTTCGTCCGGAAAAAAGAAGATGCGATTTTCCGGCAAGATCTTCT from the Candidatus Omnitrophota bacterium genome contains:
- a CDS encoding cysteine-rich CWC family protein, producing MSVKQEGNPNQVCPKCGEAFFCGAEAGGSHCWCFDLPPVGVEGFEGRGCLCPGCLREWARQHQKKESQT
- the ispG gene encoding flavodoxin-dependent (E)-4-hydroxy-3-methylbut-2-enyl-diphosphate synthase; its protein translation is MKIPQELQIRRKRTRSVDVGGVGIGGENPVRIQSMCNTPTEDVKATVEQIKGLADAGCELVRVAVPDEAAARSLGAIKRAISIPLIADIHFHWKYALIALEEGVDKLRLNPGNIGERARVESIVEKAKVRGVPIRIGVNAGSLEKSLLKRDGRPTPEAMLESGLNHIRILEEMDFQDIVLSMKASNIPMTVAAYRLASQNLDYPLHLGVTEAGTLMRGTVQSAAALGALLLEGIGDTLRISLTADSVEEVRVAKLLLESLGLRKGRAKVISCPSCGRADVDVFKLADEVEKRAQEIGEDISIAVLGCEVNGPGESREADFGIAGGRQAGALYVNGVPVRKVEEDRLVDELFDEIKRQLAQRRLSGESSSKNPAPH
- the nadA gene encoding quinolinate synthase NadA, with the protein product MAQSVTISDQIRALSDEECLERIKARKKQWGDRLLFLVHNYQRWEEILIADEVGDSLELARKGRDNQTAENIVFCGVHFMAETSRILAGDHQKVFLPNHYAGCPMADMAEESTVEEAWEELCRVMQGTGEKFVPVTYVNSTAALKAFCGRHGGTCVTSSNAKKIFEKILPENRIFFFPDEHLGRNSANSLDVPRDEQVLWDWTNPAEELGGLAEDQIRNSRVLLWKGYCHVHTHFSPLMIQEARKQYPGAVIIAHPECPEEVVAAADLAGSTKLMADYIEEAPAGSTIILATEINHAKNLDNLHADKKVLGLSRSLCPNQYKVNLRNILATLEVMGTSDEANEIHVPADTVREARIALERMLEMS